From one Bacteroides eggerthii genomic stretch:
- a CDS encoding glycoside hydrolase family 2 TIM barrel-domain containing protein produces the protein MKKRLSIFIGALLYGIILKSQGSPYMEHLSDYIENLSIFEQNQEPGRCYYMPSKYISLNGIWKFMWSDVPQNIPTEFFKSKFNDRSWDNIEVPSNWEMLGYGDKMFRNVSAPFHVNVPFVPSDYNPTGAYRREFQLPNNWNGHQVFLRFEKVASASFVWINGHEVGYNEGAQEPAEYNITRFLKPGKNTIAVLVLKYSDGFFLEGQDYWRLSGIFDDVSIYATPPIRLFDWYVRTTFDKHYIDANLDVEVNVKKYEADNISHLTLKGELCDKVGKYIQSLPSIKINLQSVGDETVMLRTKVKQPLKWTAETPNLYTLRLSLYGEDGQLIDKSETKIGFKQTKIENGIFYLNGVPVKINAQNSHMQHPEWGHMMKENVIRQDLEILKQFNFNAVRISHYPPVNKYLELANEYGLYVIDEAGVEAHATEWVSKKPEFTDMYRERVRKMVLRDRNYPCILFWSAGNESGEGFNISEVVQEGKKYDDTRSWMYGGNAFSHPAEDIIGPRYPRPDELEIQEGLGFDHDNRPSFMDEYLSVAGNACGSLDEYWRVIYTHPRIIGGAIWDFISPGLTETIRRLSDSSPHNIPAHIMGNAKLVKGKTGKAIDLSGHDEWVEIYRKNDVEISGNQLSLTCDVFPRRLISDCGSFITKGSRQFGLQQKGKSELRFYIFTDKLHEVVATLPHDWEYSWHNIAAVYNGNEMKLYIDGVEKAIGKASGKIRNLPYPINVGRNAEIHNCETNVAICDAIIDNVGIFNSALSLDKMQSDKALLWLNFEEEFKEGNFFSYGIGARTYGSVWPDRTPQPEMWQMKKTCQPFDFSMVDETNYIIQIWNHLSFTPSQYYDITWSLKEDDTVIQSGIIDCPIEPLQKKQVKLPIVMPTIKAGAEYRIELTACIKGNELWAKKGHLVAWEQLELSWHKIEMLVAEPCKGKLIVDNTDSITVVSGNNFSYTFSRKEGKLISMVVNGKEMLIEAPLMNVWRAPLANELDDWTVWSENRNGWKKEYGMRTVTEQYSTGMDNLVNIVANYDTQISEYQVNVNIYSYMLTSDNAVKQRDKYISGIQTNGFENFFQFSIRADGSIRLKHIVQPNGVLPQWLMRMGLTMSLSKALQKVKWYGRGPEENYPDRKSGYPIGIYTTTVQDMYEPYLIPQDYGLRTDNRWLEVSDKDGDGLRIKSDYLFNFNIYPFTTDNLTKAVYTYQLEESKGNTLNIDYCTSGVGCTARSIFRSYKTPVTKYERTIFITPLKK, from the coding sequence ATGAAAAAAAGATTATCTATTTTTATTGGGGCATTATTATATGGAATAATACTGAAGTCACAAGGCAGCCCCTACATGGAGCATTTGTCTGATTATATTGAAAATCTTTCGATTTTTGAGCAAAATCAAGAGCCTGGCAGATGCTATTATATGCCTTCAAAGTATATTTCATTAAATGGTATATGGAAATTTATGTGGAGCGATGTGCCACAAAATATTCCCACCGAATTCTTTAAATCAAAATTTAACGATCGTTCTTGGGATAATATTGAAGTGCCTTCGAATTGGGAAATGTTGGGATATGGTGATAAAATGTTTCGTAATGTAAGTGCACCTTTCCATGTAAATGTACCTTTTGTACCAAGTGATTATAATCCTACCGGAGCTTATCGCAGAGAGTTTCAACTACCAAATAATTGGAATGGTCATCAGGTGTTTCTACGATTCGAAAAGGTTGCTTCTGCTTCGTTTGTATGGATTAATGGGCACGAAGTGGGGTATAATGAAGGTGCTCAAGAACCTGCAGAATACAACATCACACGTTTTTTGAAACCAGGCAAAAATACTATTGCTGTATTGGTTTTGAAGTATTCCGATGGGTTCTTTCTTGAAGGGCAAGACTATTGGCGATTGTCCGGTATCTTTGATGATGTGTCTATCTATGCCACTCCACCGATTCGTTTATTTGATTGGTATGTCAGAACTACTTTTGACAAGCATTATATCGATGCCAATCTTGATGTGGAAGTTAACGTAAAAAAATATGAAGCCGATAATATCAGTCATCTTACGTTAAAAGGGGAATTGTGTGACAAAGTAGGCAAGTACATCCAATCCTTACCTTCCATAAAAATCAATTTACAATCAGTAGGCGATGAGACAGTGATGTTAAGAACAAAGGTAAAACAACCTCTTAAATGGACAGCCGAAACTCCTAACCTTTATACATTACGTCTTTCTCTGTATGGAGAAGACGGGCAACTGATAGACAAAAGCGAAACAAAAATAGGATTTAAACAAACAAAGATTGAAAATGGGATATTCTATTTGAATGGTGTTCCGGTAAAAATTAATGCTCAAAACTCTCATATGCAACATCCCGAATGGGGACATATGATGAAAGAGAATGTAATACGCCAAGATCTTGAGATCCTTAAACAATTCAATTTCAATGCTGTAAGAATTTCACATTATCCTCCGGTAAACAAATATCTTGAATTAGCCAATGAGTATGGATTATATGTTATTGATGAAGCAGGTGTAGAGGCGCATGCCACCGAATGGGTGTCTAAAAAGCCCGAATTTACAGATATGTATCGTGAACGTGTACGCAAAATGGTGTTACGTGACCGTAACTATCCTTGTATCCTATTTTGGAGTGCCGGCAATGAATCGGGCGAGGGATTCAATATCAGTGAAGTAGTGCAAGAAGGAAAGAAGTATGATGATACCCGAAGCTGGATGTATGGCGGAAATGCATTCTCTCATCCGGCCGAAGATATTATCGGGCCTCGTTATCCTCGTCCAGATGAATTAGAAATACAAGAAGGATTAGGATTTGATCACGACAATCGTCCTTCGTTTATGGACGAATACCTATCTGTAGCTGGTAATGCTTGTGGTAGTCTTGATGAATATTGGAGAGTTATCTATACTCATCCACGTATCATCGGTGGAGCGATATGGGATTTTATCAGTCCCGGACTCACCGAGACGATACGTCGTTTGTCCGATTCTTCTCCACATAACATTCCTGCCCACATCATGGGCAATGCTAAACTTGTGAAGGGCAAAACGGGCAAAGCGATTGATCTTAGCGGACATGATGAATGGGTGGAAATATATCGCAAGAATGATGTTGAAATTAGCGGCAATCAACTATCACTGACTTGCGATGTTTTTCCACGTAGACTTATCAGTGATTGTGGTTCCTTTATTACAAAAGGAAGTCGTCAGTTTGGACTTCAACAAAAAGGCAAGTCAGAACTCCGCTTCTATATATTTACTGATAAGTTACATGAAGTTGTTGCAACTTTACCTCATGATTGGGAGTACAGTTGGCATAACATTGCCGCCGTATATAATGGCAACGAGATGAAGTTGTATATTGACGGTGTAGAAAAGGCAATAGGTAAAGCAAGTGGAAAAATAAGAAATCTGCCATATCCCATCAATGTAGGGCGTAATGCCGAAATACATAATTGTGAAACAAATGTGGCTATATGTGATGCTATTATTGACAATGTCGGTATCTTTAATAGTGCTCTTTCTCTTGATAAGATGCAAAGTGATAAGGCTTTGCTTTGGTTAAACTTTGAGGAAGAGTTCAAAGAAGGTAACTTTTTCAGCTATGGTATCGGGGCTAGAACCTATGGTAGTGTATGGCCGGATAGAACTCCACAACCAGAAATGTGGCAGATGAAAAAAACATGCCAACCTTTTGACTTCTCAATGGTTGATGAGACTAATTACATCATTCAAATATGGAATCACCTAAGTTTCACACCTTCTCAATATTATGACATTACTTGGAGTTTGAAAGAGGATGATACTGTTATTCAATCAGGCATTATCGATTGCCCGATAGAACCGTTGCAGAAAAAGCAAGTCAAGTTACCCATTGTTATGCCTACCATAAAGGCAGGTGCTGAATATAGAATTGAACTCACCGCTTGCATTAAGGGCAACGAACTTTGGGCTAAGAAAGGTCATTTAGTAGCTTGGGAACAATTAGAGTTGTCTTGGCATAAGATAGAGATGTTAGTAGCAGAACCATGTAAGGGCAAGTTAATTGTTGATAATACCGACTCTATTACTGTAGTGAGTGGTAATAACTTCAGTTACACTTTCTCACGCAAGGAAGGTAAATTGATATCTATGGTTGTAAATGGAAAGGAGATGCTAATAGAAGCACCACTAATGAATGTTTGGCGAGCACCTTTAGCCAACGAACTCGATGATTGGACTGTATGGTCGGAGAACAGAAATGGATGGAAAAAGGAGTATGGTATGCGTACGGTGACTGAGCAGTACTCTACCGGTATGGATAATTTGGTAAATATTGTGGCTAATTACGATACTCAAATTTCTGAATATCAGGTAAATGTAAATATTTATTCGTACATGCTCACCAGTGATAATGCTGTAAAACAGAGAGACAAGTATATTTCTGGCATTCAAACCAATGGTTTTGAAAATTTCTTCCAATTTTCTATCCGGGCCGATGGTAGCATACGTCTAAAGCACATAGTGCAACCTAATGGTGTACTACCTCAGTGGCTAATGCGCATGGGGTTGACAATGAGTTTATCAAAAGCTTTGCAAAAAGTGAAATGGTACGGAAGGGGACCTGAAGAAAACTATCCCGACCGTAAAAGTGGGTATCCCATAGGAATATATACTACAACTGTACAAGATATGTATGAGCCTTATCTAATTCCGCAAGATTACGGTTTGCGTACAGACAATAGATGGTTAGAGGTTAGCGATAAGGATGGTGATGGTTTGCGGATTAAATCTGATTATTTATTTAATTTTAATATTTATCCGTTTACAACAGACAATCTCACAAAAGCAGTATACACATATCAACTTGAAGAAAGTAAAGGGAATACCTTGAATATCGACTATTGCACCTCAGGTGTGGGATGTACTGCTCGTTCAATATTTCGCTCATACAAAACTCCTGTCACTAAGTATGAGCGGACTATCTTTATCACTCCTTTGAAAAAATAA
- a CDS encoding recombinase family protein: MKQKNYVAYLRQSTMKQEISGLGVEAQREIMRNYLKDKKTIAEYIETESGRKSNRPKLAEALELCRKTNSILIVAKLDRLSRNVAFTSKLLESDVEIVFCDFPEANKLVLHIISSIAEYEAGLISQRTKQSLKAKKSRGYKLGKSENLLNRLHQAVENSNKTNHRKALDNPNNKRAMALLKNLVKEDRSLSEMARILNSEGFVTSKGCQFRASQVSILLKRYNLKED, translated from the coding sequence ATGAAACAGAAAAATTATGTAGCCTACCTACGACAGTCCACGATGAAACAGGAAATCTCAGGACTTGGCGTGGAGGCACAAAGAGAAATAATGCGGAATTACCTGAAGGATAAAAAAACGATTGCTGAATATATTGAAACGGAAAGCGGGAGAAAATCCAACAGACCTAAACTTGCTGAAGCTTTGGAGTTATGCAGAAAAACGAATTCTATCCTGATTGTAGCAAAATTGGATAGATTAAGTCGGAATGTGGCTTTCACCAGTAAATTGTTGGAGAGTGATGTCGAGATCGTATTTTGTGATTTTCCTGAGGCCAATAAACTTGTGCTACATATCATCAGCAGTATAGCAGAGTATGAGGCGGGATTGATCAGCCAAAGAACGAAACAATCCCTGAAAGCCAAGAAATCAAGAGGATATAAGCTTGGTAAATCCGAGAACTTATTAAACAGACTGCATCAAGCGGTAGAAAATAGCAATAAGACCAATCACCGGAAAGCTCTTGACAATCCTAACAACAAGAGGGCGATGGCATTGTTGAAAAATCTGGTGAAAGAAGACAGGAGCTTATCTGAAATGGCGAGAATCCTGAACAGTGAAGGATTTGTAACTTCCAAGGGATGTCAATTCAGAGCATCACAGGTAAGTATATTATTGAAAAGGTATAACTTAAAAGAAGATTGA